One region of Mangifera indica cultivar Alphonso chromosome 3, CATAS_Mindica_2.1, whole genome shotgun sequence genomic DNA includes:
- the LOC123212279 gene encoding multiple organellar RNA editing factor 2, chloroplastic-like, translated as MAQNLTRAITGFCTRHSTLTFLLSKRLYSTTTITAPSPFPSLLLGRRSLAPLLRAVPTISHYTRFSQIRCRVNRAGNSAYSPLNSSSNFSDRPPTEMAPLFPGCDYEHWLIVMDKPGGEGATKQQMIDCYIQTLAKVVGSEEEAKKKIYNVSCERYFGFGCEIDEETSNKLEGLPGVLFVLPDSYVDPEYKDYGAELFVNGEIVQRSPERQRRVEPQPQRAQDRPRYNDRTRYVRRRENMR; from the exons ATGGCGCAAAACCTAACACGCGCTATCACCGGCTTCTGCACGCGCCACTCCACACTCACTTTCTTACTTTCCAAACGTCTCTACTCCACCACAACCATCACCGCTCCTTCGCCTTTTCCCTCTCTCCTCTTGGGCCGTCGCTCTCTCGCCCCGCTCTTGCGCGCCGTCCCAACAATCTCACACTATACGCGCTTCTCCCAAATACGATGCCGTGTCAACCGCGCCGGCAACTCCGCTTACTCGCCTCTCAACTCGAGTTCAAACTTCAGCGACCGGCCTCCCACTGAAATGGCGCCGCTGTTTCCGGGATGTGACTACGAACACTGGCTTATTGTGATGGACAAGCCTGGTGGTGAAGGTGCGACGAAACAGCAAATGATTGATTGTTATATTCAAACCCTAGCTAAAGTTGTTGGAAG TGAAGAGGAAGCAAAGAAGAAAATCTACAATGTTTCATGCGAGAGGTATTTCGGATTTGGTTGCGAGATTGATGAGGAGACCTCAAATAAGCTAGAAG GGTTGCCTGGTGTTCTGTTTGTCCTTCCTGACTCCTACGTTGATCCTGAATACAAAGATTATGGCG CTGAGTTGTTTGTGAATGGAGAAATAGTTCAGAGATCACCTGAAAGACAGAGGAGGGTGGAACCGCAGCCCCAGAGAGCTCAGGACAGACCAAGATACAACGACAGAACCCGATACGTGCGTCGCAGAGAAAACATGCGGTGA